The genome window GCTCCTGCGGCGCGCGAGCGGCGCCGCGACGCGTGAGCTGTCCGGCCTGGGCTCGGTGGCCCTCGCGCTGCCCGCGGCCGACAGCGACGCGGTCGCCGCGATCGCCGAGGGCGCGCTGCTCGGCGCCTACGTCTACGACCGCTACCACGTCCAGGACGGGCCGGTCGGCCGCATCGAGGTCGTGACGCCCCTCGCGCGCGACAAGGCGGCCCTGAGCGCCCTGGCACGTGCGGAGGTGCTCGCGGCGGCCGTGCACGGGACGCGCGACCTGGTCAACGCCGCACCCAACGACCTGTTCCCCGCGGCGTTCGTCGACGCCGCGAAGGCGGCGGTCAAGGCCTCGGGCGCGAAGTCCCTCAAGGTGACCGTGCTCGACGAGAAGGCGCTGGCCGCCGGCGGGTACGGCGGCCTCGTGGGGGTCGGGCAGGGCTCGGTGCGCCCGCCGCGCCTCGTCAAGGTCGCGTACGCACCGAGCCGGGCGAAGGTGCACGTCGCACTCGTCGGCAAGGGCATCACGTTCGACTCGGGCGGCATCTCGATCAAGCCCGCCGCCGGCATGGAGGCCATGAAGTCCGACATGGCCGGCGCCGCCGCGGTGCTGCACACCGTGCTGGCGGCCGCGAGGCTCGGCCTGCCCGTCGCGGTGACCGGCTGGCTGTGCCTCGCGGAGAACATGCCGTCGGGCTCGGCGCAGCGCCCGTCCGACGTCATCACGATCCGCGGCGGCAAGACCGTCGAGGTGCTCAACACCGATGCCGAGGGCCGCCTGGTCCTCGCGGACGGCCTCGTGGCCGCCGTGGAGGAGAAGCCGGACCTCGTCGTCGACATCGCGACGCTGACCGGCGCCCAGGTCGTCGCCCTCGGTCACCGCGTGTCGGCCGTCATGGGGACGGACGAGGCGCGCGGCGAGCTGGTCGACGCCGCCCACGGTGCGGGCGAGCAGTTCTGGCCCATGCCGCTCCCGGCCGACCTGCGTGCCGGTCTGAAGTCGAAGGTCGCCGACCTCGCCAACATCGGCGACCGCTTCGGCGGGATGCTCACGGCCGGCATCTTCCTGCAGGAGTTCGTCGGGGCGACGCCGTGGGCGCACCTCGACGTGGCGGGACCCGCCTTCAACGAGCGCACCGCCTTCGGCTACACGCCGGTCGGCGGCACGGGCGTGGGCGTGCGCACCCTCCTGCGACTGCTGGAGCAGCGCGCGTCCTGACGCGGGCCGGGCGGGTCCCGGTCCGGCGCCCTCGGGCGTCGGACGCCGGGGCTCGCCTCAGGCGCGTCCCGCCGCGCGGCGCTTGCGCTCGATGCGCTGCCGCGAGTTCCAGTCGCGCACCCGCTGCGGGTACCCCGTGCGCTGCACGTCGTACACGGGGATCTGCAGCTCGCGCGCCAGCGCTGCCGCGGCGCGCTCGTCGGGGACCTTGCGCCGCGTCCACTCCCCGTCGGTCGCGACGAGCATGAGCGTCGTCGGGGTGACGTTCGTCTGCGGCTCGACGTAGGCCTCCACGCCCACCCGGGTCGCCACGAAGTCCCGCAGGTACGACAGCGTCTCGGCCCGGGCCTCACGCCCCGCGGGCGCACCGGCGGGCGAGGTCGACCGGCCCGGGCGCCGACGCGAGAACAGACCCATGGCCGGAACCATACCGACGCCGACTGGGTCTCGCCTGGACGTGACCCGGGCTGACGCGGGCGGGTGGGCCACGCACCGGGGTCATGGGACGAATGTCACGGGACTCACACCCTCGGACGTGTCGGCCGGTTCGTCCGGGCGCGGACGGGATGACAAGATGGGCGCCGCAGCAAATCCCACACCCTGCGAGGAGTGCGCACGTGGCCGACAACGGCACCGCTTTCGACATCGTCGTCCTGGGCGGAGGCAGTGGCGGCTACGCCGCTGCTCTGCGCGCGGCCGAGCTGGGCAAGACCGTGGCACTGGTCGAGGCCGACAAGGTGGGGGGAACCTGCCTGCACCGGGGGTGCATCCCCACCAAGGCCCTCCTGCACGCGGCCGAGCTCGCTGACAACGCCCGCGAGGGTGCGCACTTCGGGGTGCACACGCACCTCGAGCGCATCGACATGGGCGGCGTGAACCAGTACAAGGACAACGTGGTCGGCCGCCTCTACAAGGGGCTGCAGGGACTCATCAAGTCCCGCAAGATCGAGGTCGTCGAGGGCTACGGCAAGCTGACGGGCCCGAACACCGTCCAGGTCGGCGACCGCACCGTCACCGGCGAGCACATCGTGCTCGGCACCGGCTCGTACGCGCGCTCCCTGCCCGGGCTCGACATCGGCGGCCGGGTCATCACGTCGGACCAGGCGCTGACCCTCGACTGGGTGCCGCGCTCGGCGATCATCCTGGGCGGCGGCGTCATCGGCTCCGAGTTCGCGAGCGTGTGGCGCTCGTTCGGTGCCGACGTCACCATCATCGAGGCGCTCCCCCACCTCGTCCCGAACGAGGACGAGGCGGTCTCCAAGGCCTTCGAGCGCGCGTTCCGCAAGCGCGGCATCGCGTTCAACCTGGGTGTGCGGTTCTCGGGCGTCACGCAGGACGACAACGGCGTGCACGTCTCGCTCGAGGACGGCAAGACGTTCGACGCGGACCTGCTGCTCGTCGCGGTCGGTCGCGGACCGAACACCGGTGGCCTCGGCTACGAGGAGCAGGGCATCACGCTGGACCGCGGCTTCGTCATCACCGACGAGCGGCTCCACACCGGCGTGGCGAACATCTACGCGGTCGGCGACATCGTCCCCGGCCTGCAGCTGGCGCACCGCGGGTTCCAGCAGGGCATCTTCGTCGCCGAGCAGATCGCGGGCCTCAACCCGCCGCTCATCGAGGAGTCCGGCATCCCGCGCGTGACGTACTCCGACCCCGAGGTGGGTTCGGTGGGCGTGACCGAGAAGCGCGCCAAGGAGCTCTACGGCGACGACGGCGTCGAGGTCCTCGAGTACAACCTGGGCGGCAACGGCAAGAGCCAGATCCTCGCCACCCAGGGCTTCATCAAGCTGGTGCGGAAGAAGGACGGCCCGGTCGTCGGTGTGCACATGATCGGTGCGCGCGTCGGCGAGCTGATCGGCGAGGGCCAGCTCATCGTCAACTGGGAGGCCTACCCGGAGGACGTCGCCCAGCTCGTGCACGCGCACCCCACGCAGAACGAGGCTCTCGGTGAGGCGTTCCTCGCGCTCGCCGGCAAGCCGCTGCACGCCCACAACTGACCCCAGGACACAAGGAGACACGAGCGGTCATGTCCGACAACGTGCAGCTTCCCGCGCTCGGTGAGTCCGTCACCGAGGGCACCGTCACCCGCTGGCTGAAGAACGTCGGCGACACGGTCGCCGTCGACGAGCCCCTGCTCGAGATCTCGACCGACAAGGTCGACACCGAGATCCCGTCGCCGTTCGCCGGCGTGCTCGAGCAGATCCTCGTCCAGGAGGACGAGACGGTCGAGGTCGGCGCCGCGCTGGCCGTCATCGGCTCCGGCGAGGGCGGCGGCGACGCCCCCTCGGACGAGCAGCAGGCACCCGCCGACGAGCAGCCGGCGCAGGCCGAGCAGCCCGCCGAGCAGGCGCCCGCCGAGGAGCCCGCTGCCGAGCAGTCGGCGCAGCAGTCCGTCGAGGAGCACGAGGACGCCCCGGCCCCGGCCGCGTCGTCCGGGGGCTCCGGTGGTGGCGCCGGTCAGGAGGTCACCCTCCCGGCGCTCGGCGAGTCCGTCACCGAGGGCACCGTGACCCGGTGGCTCAAGGCCGTCGGGGACGACGTCGCCGTCGACGAGCCCCTGCTCGAGATCTCGACCGACAAGGTCGACACCGAGATCCCGTCGCCCGTCGCCGGGACGCTGCAGGAGATCCGCGTCCAGGAGGACGAGACCGTCGAGGTCGGCGCGGTCCTCGCCGTCGTCGGGTCGGGTGACGCGGCGCCCGCCGCCGAGCAGCCCGCGGCGCCCGAGCAGCCGAAGGCCGAGGAGCCGAAGGCCGAGCAGGCCAAGGTCGAGGAGGCCAACGCCGAGCAGGCCAAGGCCGAGCAGGCGGAGGCCCAGCAGCCGAAGCAGGAGCAGGCCGAGGCCCAGCAGCCGAAGCAGGAGCAGCCGACGGCGCAGCAGACGGCACCGCAGGCCTCGTCGCAGCAGACTCCGTCGGCAGGCGGCTCGTACCTCACGCCGCTGGTCCGCAAGCTCGCGGCCGAGAAGGGCGTGGACGTCGCGACGCTCACCGGCTCGGGCGTCGGTGGACGCATCCGCAAGGAGGACGTCCTCGAGGCGGCCGCGAAGGCCGAGGAGGCGCGCAAGGCCGCCGAGGCACCGGCGGCACCGTCCGCCGCGCCGGCTGCACCTGCCAAGGCCGCCGCGCCCGCCGCGGTCTCCCCGCTGCGCGGGACGACCGAGAAGGCCAGCCGGCTCCGCCAGATCATCGCCGAGCGCATGGTCGAGGCGCTGCACACGCAGGCCCAGCTCACGACGGTCGTCGAGGTGGACGTCACCCGGATCGCCCGCCTGCGGGCGCGCGCCAAGGAGGACTTCAAGGCGCGCGAGGGCGTCAACCTCACGTTCCTGCCGTTCTTCGTGCAGGCCGCGGTCGAGGCGCTCAAGACGTACCCGAAGGTCAACGGGGTGCTCGAGGACAAGACGATCACCTACCACGGCCAGGAGAACGTCGGGATCGCGGTCGACACCGAGCGCGGGCTCCTGGTGCCGGTCATCCGCGACGCGGGTGACCTCAACATCGCGGGCATCTCGCGCAAGATCGCCGACCTGGCGACGCGCACGCGCGCCAACAAGGTGACCCCGGACGAGCTGTCGGGCGCCACGTTCACGGTGACCAACACGGGATCGGGTGGCGCGATCATCGACACCCCGATCGTGCCCGGCGGCACGTCCGCCATCCTCGGCACGGGCGCGATCGTCAAGCGCCCCGTGGTCGTCAAGGACGCGGACGGCGACGAGGTCATCGCCATCCGGTCGATGTGCTACCTGTGCCTGTCCTACGACCACCGCCTGGTCGACGGCGCGGACGCGTCGCGCTACCTCTCCGCGGTCAAGAGCCGTCTCGAGGAGGGCGCGTTCGAGGCCGAGCTCGGCCTCTGACGACACGCAGCACCCGCGGGGCCGTCCACCGACAGGTGGGCGGCCCCGCGCCGTCGCGGGCACGGGCACGACCCCGCCGCTCCCCCGCCGACGCCATCGCGCGCCGTGCGGGCCGCCGCTGGCTAGGGTGGCGGGCATGCGCGTGCTCGTCGCCGGGTCGTCCGGTCTGGTCGGGACGGCGCTCGTGCGGCACCTGCGCGAGTCCGGCCACGACGTCGTCCGTCTGGTGCGCCGGGCACCTCGCTCCTCCGGTGAGGCCGGGTGGGACCCGGTCGCCGGCAGCATCGACACCGCGGCGGTCGCGGCGAGCGACGCGGTCGTGGACCTCGCCGGCGTGAGCGTCGCCTCCCGCCCGCTGACGGCGGCGCGCAAGCGCGACATCGTGACGTCGCGCGTGCAGACGGCCGGCCTGCTCTCCCGCAGCCTCGCCCGCCTGGCCGCCGGCCGGGAGG of Cellulomonas dongxiuzhuiae contains these proteins:
- a CDS encoding leucyl aminopeptidase, with protein sequence MISLTSSDPSQLDVDAVVVGVHVQGTSVVPVGADWLPAELTRQIAQDGARLGITGAVDEVRRLPGAGLHATTLVVTGLGEGPLDAGTPAGAELLRRASGAATRELSGLGSVALALPAADSDAVAAIAEGALLGAYVYDRYHVQDGPVGRIEVVTPLARDKAALSALARAEVLAAAVHGTRDLVNAAPNDLFPAAFVDAAKAAVKASGAKSLKVTVLDEKALAAGGYGGLVGVGQGSVRPPRLVKVAYAPSRAKVHVALVGKGITFDSGGISIKPAAGMEAMKSDMAGAAAVLHTVLAAARLGLPVAVTGWLCLAENMPSGSAQRPSDVITIRGGKTVEVLNTDAEGRLVLADGLVAAVEEKPDLVVDIATLTGAQVVALGHRVSAVMGTDEARGELVDAAHGAGEQFWPMPLPADLRAGLKSKVADLANIGDRFGGMLTAGIFLQEFVGATPWAHLDVAGPAFNERTAFGYTPVGGTGVGVRTLLRLLEQRAS
- a CDS encoding oxidoreductase, giving the protein MGLFSRRRPGRSTSPAGAPAGREARAETLSYLRDFVATRVGVEAYVEPQTNVTPTTLMLVATDGEWTRRKVPDERAAAALARELQIPVYDVQRTGYPQRVRDWNSRQRIERKRRAAGRA
- the lpdA gene encoding dihydrolipoyl dehydrogenase, yielding MADNGTAFDIVVLGGGSGGYAAALRAAELGKTVALVEADKVGGTCLHRGCIPTKALLHAAELADNAREGAHFGVHTHLERIDMGGVNQYKDNVVGRLYKGLQGLIKSRKIEVVEGYGKLTGPNTVQVGDRTVTGEHIVLGTGSYARSLPGLDIGGRVITSDQALTLDWVPRSAIILGGGVIGSEFASVWRSFGADVTIIEALPHLVPNEDEAVSKAFERAFRKRGIAFNLGVRFSGVTQDDNGVHVSLEDGKTFDADLLLVAVGRGPNTGGLGYEEQGITLDRGFVITDERLHTGVANIYAVGDIVPGLQLAHRGFQQGIFVAEQIAGLNPPLIEESGIPRVTYSDPEVGSVGVTEKRAKELYGDDGVEVLEYNLGGNGKSQILATQGFIKLVRKKDGPVVGVHMIGARVGELIGEGQLIVNWEAYPEDVAQLVHAHPTQNEALGEAFLALAGKPLHAHN
- the sucB gene encoding 2-oxoglutarate dehydrogenase, E2 component, dihydrolipoamide succinyltransferase; protein product: MSDNVQLPALGESVTEGTVTRWLKNVGDTVAVDEPLLEISTDKVDTEIPSPFAGVLEQILVQEDETVEVGAALAVIGSGEGGGDAPSDEQQAPADEQPAQAEQPAEQAPAEEPAAEQSAQQSVEEHEDAPAPAASSGGSGGGAGQEVTLPALGESVTEGTVTRWLKAVGDDVAVDEPLLEISTDKVDTEIPSPVAGTLQEIRVQEDETVEVGAVLAVVGSGDAAPAAEQPAAPEQPKAEEPKAEQAKVEEANAEQAKAEQAEAQQPKQEQAEAQQPKQEQPTAQQTAPQASSQQTPSAGGSYLTPLVRKLAAEKGVDVATLTGSGVGGRIRKEDVLEAAAKAEEARKAAEAPAAPSAAPAAPAKAAAPAAVSPLRGTTEKASRLRQIIAERMVEALHTQAQLTTVVEVDVTRIARLRARAKEDFKAREGVNLTFLPFFVQAAVEALKTYPKVNGVLEDKTITYHGQENVGIAVDTERGLLVPVIRDAGDLNIAGISRKIADLATRTRANKVTPDELSGATFTVTNTGSGGAIIDTPIVPGGTSAILGTGAIVKRPVVVKDADGDEVIAIRSMCYLCLSYDHRLVDGADASRYLSAVKSRLEEGAFEAELGL